Proteins from one Sabethes cyaneus chromosome 2, idSabCyanKW18_F2, whole genome shotgun sequence genomic window:
- the LOC128736192 gene encoding Krueppel-like factor 1: protein MTMDIRQSRLNVKINGHCTGASTCDSDVSGIEMAHTKLDSFRTGKSSGKRSFDVAFLMMPDEKLKTKQVKKAQSPTIDVESDSTQSTRSEDLSVKNGFSPIRPAEERNFNLELLSRPKPHDGSPTTMQEINQERLSYMLPSGRFYENPGLMAIREKAAGNFLGSELPRSAFSKVTSITIPDSPIPPLSPDQHSCPSTSPPISISPGAPTSFRYDYPFMNGSPQHPADLSPSQPSKLKPMMYRPGPMPDPELSQGYFSSPPFMPFAAGGPPNMLPEVDGIIRNPAAAAILSTLLPTAMGAFSLSAQNTCAKCNISFRMTSDLVYHMRSHHKNEHQQDPHRRKREEKLKCPVCNESFRERHHLTRHMTAHQDKAGDLLDPKKRTAEQRGGRP, encoded by the coding sequence ATGACGATGGACATTCGGCAGTCTCGGTTGAATGTGAAAATCAACGGACATTGCACGGGAGCTAGTACGTGTGACAGTGACGTGAGTGGAATAGAAATGGCCCACACAAAGTTGGATAGTTTCCGAACTGGTAAGAGCTCCGGTAAGCGATCGTTTGACGTGGCTTTCCTAATGATGCCagacgaaaaactgaaaactaaGCAAGTGAAAAAAGCACAATCACCGACAATTGATGTGGAAAGTGATTCAACTCAGTCGACCAGATCCGAGGACTTGTCAGTGAAAAACGGTTTCAGTCCAATTCGTCCGGCCGAGGAAAGAAACTTCAATCTGGAGTTACTCAGCAGGCCAAAACCTCACGACGGTAGCCCCACAACAATGCAGGAGATCAATCAAGAACGATTGTCTTACATGCTGCCTAGTGGCAGGTTCTACGAAAATCCGGGTCTAATGGCGATTCGTGAGAAAGCTGCTGGAAATTTCCTTGGGTCAGAACTGCCACGAAGTGCATTTTCCAAAGTTACCAGCATCACAATTCCAGACTCTCCGATTCCACCGCTGAGCCCCGACCAACATAGTTGTCCTTCAACAAGCCCTCCCATTTCGATCAGTCCGGGTGCTCCGACCAGCTTCCGTTACGATTATCCATTCATGAATGGAAGTCCCCAGCATCCAGCAGATCTTAGTCCGTCACAACCATCCAAACTGAAACCCATGATGTATCGCCCAGGTCCCATGCCAGACCCGGAACTGTCCCAAGGATACTTTTCATCACCTCCGTTCATGCCATTCGCAGCCGGTGGTCCACCGAATATGCTACCGGAAGTCGATGGCATCATCCGCAACCCAGCGGCTGCCGCCATACTGTCTACCCTACTGCCGACGGCGATGGGTGCCTTCAGTCTGTCGGCACAGAATACCTGCGCCAAATGTAACATCAGCTTCCGGATGACCAGCGATCTGGTGTACCACATGCGATCGCACCACAAGAACGAGCACCAGCAGGATCCGCACCGACGGAAACGCGAGGAAAAGCTCAAGTGTCCGGTGTGCAACGAAAGTTTCCGCGAGCGGCACCACCTAACGCGACACATGACGGCGCACCAGGACAAGGCCGGGGACCTGTTGGATCCGAAAAAGCGTACAGCGGAACAGCGCGGCGGGCGTCCGTAG